ACCTGAAGCCATcaaagcagaggcagcagggacagagcccagctctgctgcctctccttgGACTGCCTGCCACAGTGCAGGGGCCAGGAGCCCTCTGGGAAggccaaaatccctcagggattGGTAATAAAGGGGTTTGGACTGCTGTGCACAaaggggacaggaagggaaagaGGATGGATTTTTGTGCTAGATAGAAAAAGAGTAAACCAGGACAATATTAAAGCAACAGCATCTCTGTGAGCTAATTAAATTCATAGAAAGGTTTCTTCAGAGCTTACAAAATCCCACTGTGAGAGTAAGAACCAAAGGAGGACTCATTCTGGTGGCCCTAAATTCTCCCAAATATTTTCTACACCCCACTGTAGCATCTCCCACAGCTCTGTTTGCTCTTTAGTTATTTGCTGCCTTCAGGGCTCAATTCCAGGAAGAGAAGGGCTGCTCTCAATGGGAATGCTGTTCTCTGTGTGCCTGGAGACCAGGGGAGCCACACACTGGATCCAGAACAGGTCTCACAGGAGCCGAGTTATTCCACAGCCACTGCAGTCGGTTCCTCCGTGGAACACAGGTCCTCGTGCATGAGATGCACCAAGTGAGGCAGCTTTGAGGCTTAAAAACTCCTCCTGAACtttatttcctttggaaacaaGCTGATGGAGTTCATCCCACTGAGGCTTACAGGGACACCAGGAAGAATTTTGGACaacaggaggaatttcttcacagaaaggtggtcaggcattggaggGAGGTGtggagtcatcatccctggaCATGTTCAAGAAACGACTCTGTGTGGAACTCAGTTGATATGGAAGGGTTCaatcaaaggttggacttgatcctggaggtcttttccaacctgtaACAATCCTGGGATTCCAAATCTGGCAGCTCATCTTGGAAATAAAACCAAGATCATACAAATCCTGCGAGGAAAAGGCGACCAGGTGGGAGACAGAGAACACCAGGCTCGGGTCTTgtgagacacacacacagagcaaagctCTTCTGaaacagcccagcacagggcagggcttcAGGAAATCAAGACACAGCCCCTAGAACTGAGCTCCAGCTCCAATCAAGTCCTGCTGAACATGGGTggcttgttttctttccctgaaagaaGGCAGCCAGACTGTTATGACACTAAAACACACACTAATATCAgatggctccagcacagcctggcctccATGAAGATGCTCTTGCTCatgttttccttctcctcttgcTTCCCAtagccctggagcagagcttgtACTTcctctgctggaaaaaaaggacattttccAAACCATGACAGCACTGTCCAAGATTTCACTCGCACTGTTCCAAATTTTCACCCAAAACCAGGAATAACAGCACTGTACACCTTTCAGCAAGACAGTGAGCTGTACATGATACTGGGCAAATATTATTCTTTCATATTCCTAATAAAGTATTTAGAAAGGATCAGGCAAGAAAAGTGAAGACTGGAAATGCTGTAAGGGTGGGCAGCACCCAGGGATGCTGTGGATTTGTCCTGGTGATGGGGTAAAATTTCTTTGACAGGAAGGTCCTCACAAAATCCATCAAGACAATGCAATGGCAACTAAATTCAAGCTTTAAACCACTAATGCTTCAGAGGATATGGTTGGAAAAGTATCAGAAATAAAGAATACAGGTCACAGGCCCTTTCTGCTGGGGAAGAAAAGCGCTTTTCAAGTCATTACCCTGCTTCACCTCCTCTGCCTGCCTTGCAAAACCGCCCAGGATCAACAGAGCAAGAAACCACTGCACACCACGAGGTCACTGGAGAAAGAGCCGGGCTGtgcaaacactgcccagggctTGCAGTGCTCCAGAAACAcaccagcacctcctgccccgaGTCACACAGGGGGCAGGGAACAGCAGGGCCCATTCTGTGCACACAGGGCTGAAACAAGATTGCAAGTGCTGCCCACGAGCTCGGCGCCAGGAAGCTCAGACCCCCTGGATCCGAGTCCTCGGCAGTGCCTCGGCTCCATCTGGGGCTCCACCAGTTAAATAAAGCTGGCTGAGGGTGAGAAGAGTAACCAGATCCCATTGCATCacccccagccaggctgcagctcctgcaggggcTCCCATTTCAAAGGGTCAGCACTCCAgcatcctctcctcctcctcctcctcctcctcccggcTGCTGGGAGTCTCGGGAAGGAGTTCTGCAGGTGTTTGTTTCggtggagcagctgcacagccctgcctgcctctcCTCCACCTGAGTTACACAAAACGTGAACCCGACACTCCCAGCAGATGCTCCCCCTTTCCAGCAGGAGAACGCAGTGACAGCATGCCCCAGTCCCACCAGAACCCCAAATCTCACTAGGAGAGCCAGCGGGACAGTCACTGCCACGGGCCGAATGTCACAGCTGCTGCGGGCACGGCAGCCCGGCCGCGGGCACATCCCCCGGTGCAGGGGGGCGAGGGGAGCCACGCCAGTCCCCCCGGGGCCGGAGGGGACGGGAGGCAGCCCCGCACCCGGAGCGGAGCCTCCCTGCGTGGGCTCAGCCGGCTCCAGGAGCCAACACGTCACCGGCGCCAGGCTCTTCCGGAGAGCCCGGCGTGCCCGCCGGCCGCGGGGCACCCCGGAACGGAGAGCCCGGAAGGGAGACCCCGAAAGGGAGACCCCGAAAGGGAGACCCCACAAGGGAGACCCCAAAAGGGAGATCCCAAAAGGGAGACCCCGGAAGGGAGACCCCGAAAGGGAGACCCCACAAGGGAGATCCCAAAAGGGAGATCCCACAAGGGACCCCCGGCCGCCACTGCCACGGGGGGACCGGTCCCGGGACCCCTGCCACCACCCCGAACCTGCCCCGGGACCCCTGCCACCACCCCGAACCTGCCCCGGGCCCCCTGCCACCACCCCGAACCGGCCCCGGGCCCCCTGCCACCACCCCGAACCGGCCCCGGGCCCCCTGCCaccaccccaaacctgccccgGGACCCCTGCCACCACCCCGAACCGGTCCCGGGACCCCTGCCACCACCCCGAACCTGCCCCGGGACCCCTGCCACCACCCCGAACCGGCCCCGGGCCCCCTGCCACCACCCCGAACCGGCCCCGGGCCCCCTGCCACCACCCCGAACCGGCCCCGGGCCCCCTGCCaccaccccaaacctgccccgGGACCCCTGCCACCACCCCGAACCGGTCCCGGGACCCCTGCCACCACCCCGAACCGGCCCCGGTGGGACCCTAAAAAGGGCCGCCCGCCCACCGCTGCCCCGGGGGCACCCCACAGAGGGCCCCCGCCCGCCGCACCGGGACCCCCGCAGGGCCTGCGAGCCGGGGGCGAGCCCCGGGCAGCCCGCACGGCCCAGCCCACGGGGCCGGCGGGGGGAGGCCCTGCCCCGCGCCCTCCCgacccccgggctggggcagcccccCGTCACCTTCTTGGGCTCGGCGCTGCCCGCCAGCCGCGCCTGCAGCCGGCCCACAACTTCCAGCACCGACTCCGCCATGTTTAGTGCTGgagagcggcggcggcggaagCGGCTTCAGCGCCCGCCGGGCCCGCGGcgctgccccgccgccgccgccatcttggctGCGGGCAGGAAGCGGAAGCGGCGCGGCCTCGGCCATGGCGGGTGCGGGCAGAGGATGGGGGGCGCCATGTTGGGGGCGCCATGTTGGGTGCTGGCAGAGGCGCCATGTTGGGTGCTGGCAGCGGCGCGCTGAGGGgagcgcggccccgcggctctGTCAGCTCCGCCTCGCACAATCCCGGCTGGAACCGACCTCTGCACACCGTCCAGGTCACCCCCCTGTGAAGGCAGGGGCgcctggtggcacagggacacgtgCGGGTGGGATGTCCCCACAGAGGGAGGCTCCAGCCCTCTGCCACCCTCGTGGGAAGTTCTGCCTCATGTTGAGGTAAAAGTCATGGTTTGGTTTATGGGCATTGCTCCTCatcctggcactgggcaccGCTGAACAGAGCCTGGCACCATTCTCTGACAGCCCTTGGGGATATTTTAGGAGTTTATGGGGTCCCCTCAGCCTGCCCATCTCCAGCCTGaccaggcccagctctgctcatcagagatgctccagtccttTAATCATCTTTGTTCCCTCCTTCAGaccccctccagcagctccttgtctTTTTTCACccgaggagcccagaactggacacatttttttttcctgaggcaATGTCACTTCACACCTGCTCCTGTTGCCTCCAAATAGATCCTTTTCTTTGGGATTGCTGAGGGTGTTCTTGCAGTGTTGTGTCTTCAGCCGAGTCTggacctgagcccagcccagtccAGGTCTCAGTCTgagcctgagcccagcccagtccAGGTCTCAGTGTGgatctgagcccagcccagtccAGGTCCCAGTCTGGCCCTGGGTCCAGCCCCTTCTCGGGGAGGGTGGCTgaccccacagcaccccaaaaGCCTGCTGGAAGTGTCAGGAGCAGTCAGCTGGCTGGGAGGAGGGTGTTTATGGGGAAAGCTGAGGgtctctgtgcccccagctgcAAATCCTGGCGCTGGGCAGAGCTTCCCCCTGGACAAACCTGTCTGAGAGCAAGGCAAGAGCAGCCCAGCCTGTGGGTGAGTCACAGAGCCAGCACACACCCAGTGTGGGGCCGGGAGCTGCTGGATAATGGGAAATGGGGGAGAAGCCTTTGATGCTTCCCAAAACAGGGTGGAGGAATTCTTAGCAGCAAGAGGGGCTGGTGCTGCCGTGGCCAGGTGTTCTCCAGGCTGGCTGTGACTCAGGCTCTGACTgaaggcagctgcaggaaggacacTGAGCTCAGGGGTGTGGGACTGGAGAAGGAGGCACGCTGATGTCTGGGGTCACTGCAAACTCTGGCAGCTAGGAAATTGTCCCCTGAGCTGCCTCCATCTCGAAGCTTAGGCAGACACAAGAAATACAGAAGGGCTTTTCTCCCCAGCCTGAAGCACTGGATTGCAGCATGGattgaaaaacacaaaaagtgaaaaaaaataacagggAAGGACGCTCACTCCCATCAGCTTCCCCACAAAATTCACAACACAGGTTAGGGGTTagaaaaatttatttacttCTCTGGAAGTAACAGGAACTGCTCATTTACCGGGAAGGATGATGCCATCATActgtgaggggaaaagaaaaaaaataaaataagaaccAAGTGAGAAATCAGCGCCAGGTAAAagcacagtgctgctgtgcagaaaacCTGCATCACCAGATTCTTCCAAGCCCACACGGACGTGGCAGAGCAGTTTCCCTGTAGCCAGCTGGAATGTGCTGTGCTGGAATGTCCAAGGGGCTGTGCTCAGGTAAGAGCACAGATCCCTGAAACAAGCAGCCCAAAATCCGGGCCCTGAGGGTATCTGTGCCACATCCAGCACAACCAGGCAGCATGGGGGAAACAGGAATTCAGCAAGCTCAGGCAGCAGTGTGACCTGCACAGGGTGTGACCTGTGTAGGTCCAGGCAGACTCCACTCTttttagcaaaaaaacccccaagaaaCTACCAGGAGTCTCCACCTCTGATATTCCAACCCAGGTTTCAGCAGCTGCCATTCATTATCCTGTTATTGACTTTATAGACAGATAAAACcaagattttgttttatttgtggaTCCCTCCATCCTCCAAGTCTGTCAgctgaggctggagctgtgtcagccCAACAAATGCTAACCCTGCCTCCTGCCTCACAAACGTGCAGCTCCTCCAAAAGCTGAGGCCAAGAGCTGGTGActcctccagctctcctgccaaGAGCTGCTCTTTCAGCTCAGCACACCCAAAAATGCACAAATGTTCCTATTTCCAAGCAGCAGCTTCTACTGCTCTGGGACAGCAAAAACCCACGATTTAAGCACTAATTAAGATCTGGTGATGTGCTCCAGCCTTCCCACGAGGCATTCTGCTGGACACAAAGCAGAGGGGGACTGTACCTTCTGCTGGAACCAGCGCATGGCTTCCTCCTTGCCGATCCTGTGCTTGGCCCCGATGTTGCCAGTCCTGCGCTTCTTGTCAGCAATGCTGAAACCCGGcctgcccagcacctgcaggacaaagccagcagcactgcttcATCCTGCCTGTCCTAAACTGAACAGGGTTCCAGGAGGGAAGCCTGGAGTTCCCTCATTTCCTCATCAGCGATGCCTTGgtgctccctccttccccaaacccagccctgctgctctgtgttaTCCCAGGAGTTGCTGTCAGAGCAACTTGTGTTGTTTCTGAAGAGGCTTTGTGAGATTTGTCATAAATCAGGGGTTTTATGGCAGCTCTGGGAATCTCAGATTAAAAAAACATCAACAAACCCCAAGTTTATCTTTGGCAGCGAGTCCATGGGAGGCAGTGCtcgctccaggctccttctggagCTCTCCCACAAGCCTAGCACACAGGGAATACTCACCACGTAGAAATCCAGGCCGTAGATCCCAATGCTGGGATCGTATTTAATGCCCAGATCGATGTGTTCCTGGATTCCAAAGCCAAAGTTGCCCGTGTCTGAGAAGTTGTTTTTCCTCAACTCGTATTCTCGCACCTGAAACGTTGGTTCTTGGTCATTATTTTGTTCCTGACTGGAAGGAGAATTAAAACTCCTGCACACTACCAGACCCCCAACCCGCTCACAAGctattcaccccaaaaattttacttccaaatcccagcagcaaagacaaaaccccaaaagaaatcAGCTGCTGCACCAATTAGCTCTTAAATAAGGCTGAAACAGCACCCAGGTGAAGTGTGAACATTTCTGACCTGTACCTGGGTCAGGCACATCACCTGGGAGCACACACCCCTTCGGTCAGAAAGGAAAAGTTCTGATCCTTCACCGAGCAGAGGTGCAGCTGAAAATCCTCACCTTGAGCCCCTTCTCCAGGATCTCCTCGGCCTTGGCCCCGCGAACCGTGCAGTGAACGGCGATCTTCTCGTTCCTCCTGATCCCGAAGGACCTCACCGTGTACCGGGCTGTGGGCAGCAAGTCAccctgagggggcagccagggatCTCCCTCCCGGGGAATCCGAGCTCTCAACACCGAAAGATTCAAGGGAATGACACAGAACCCAGCAGCCCGCGCCCCGGATTGAGGGGTGCCGGCCAAGCGGCAGCCGGAGTGTGGAGACAGAACTAAAACACCGCGAGTCCCTGAGGATTGAAGGCTCCCAGTTCTCCCGACccgagctctcctggagcttttcctttcctgggAACCGCGCTGCACCCACGGGAAAGGGTGGGAAACAGCCGAGGAAACAgccaggggaaaaagggaaaggagggaaaacagccaggggaaaaatgggaaaggagggaaaacagccagggaaaaaacgggaaaggagggaaaacagccGAGGAAACAGCCAGGGGAAAAACCGGAAaacagctgaggaaaaaaacgggaaaggagggaaaacagccaggggaaaaacgggaaaggagggaaaacagccGAGGAAACAgccagggaaaaaatgggaaaggagggaaaacagccAGGGAAACAGCCAGGGGAAAAACCGGAAaacagctgaggaaaaaaacgggaaaggagggaaaacagccaggggaaaaaggggaaaggagggaaaacagccGAGGAAAcagccaggggaaaaaaaatgggaaaggacGGAAAACAGccagaggaaaaaatgggaaacacCCGAGGAaacatccaggaaaaaaacgTGAAAGGACGGAAAACACCTGAGGAAACAGCCAgcggaaaaaaatgggaaaggatGGAAAACAGCCAGGGAAACAGCCAGGGAAACAGccaggggaaaaatgggaaaggagggaaaacagccGAGGAAACAGCCAGGGGAAAAACTGGaaaacagctgaagaaaaaaacgGGAAAGGACGGAAAACACCCAAGGAAAAAAACGGGAAAGGACGGAAAACAGCCAGGGGAAAAacgggaaaggagggaaaacagccGAGGAAACAGCCAGGGAAAAAAacgggaaaggagggaaaacagccGAGGAAAcagccagggaaaaaaaaagggaaagtatGGAAAACagccagggaaaaaaacagaaaaacagccGAGGAAACAGCCAGGGAAAGAAACGGGAAAGGACGGAAAAcagccagggaaaaaaaaaacggGAAAGGAGGGAAATCACCCGAGGAAAcagccaggggaaaaaaacggGAAAGGACGGGAAACACCCAGGAAAACAGTCAGGGGAAAGGACGGAAAACAACCGAGGAAGCAGCCAGGGGAAAAAACGGGAAAGGACAGAAAACAGCCAGGAAAACAGCCAGGAAAACAGCCAGGAAAACAGCCAGGCGGGGCTGCTCCGCACGCTCACCCTTGGAGAACACGGGCGTCTGGCCCgtgagctgctccagcaccttGGCGGCGCGGGTGAGCCGATCCCCGCTCTCGCCGACGCAGATGTTGAGGCAGAGCTTGCGGATGCGCAGCTCCCGCATCGGGTTCTCCttctcaccctgctcctgctgcgGACAGAGCACGCCGGGGCTCACCGGGGCCGCCCGGGCCCCGGCACGCCGCGGGCGGAccccgcgccccgccggccGCTGCACCGGGCGGGCCGCGGCCCGTCACGGCAGCCGCCCCCCCGCCTCCTCCGCGCCCATCCCGCCCCCGCGCCCCTCCCGCCGGCCTCCCCCGCTGCCGCCCGCACGGGCCGCGCCCGGGAGAGCCCCGGCGAGCGCGGATGGCGGCGGATGGaggcggcccggcccgcggcccCGGCACTCACCGCCATGATGGAGGCGGGGAAGaggcgggcggggcgcggccgcgGGGAATTGTGGGAGcgcgcgcggcggcggcgcccccTGGCGGGCGGAGGGCcgggttgccatggcaaccccCGTCCATTAATGCTCATTAATGAAAACGCAGCCAAATATTAATTAGGGTTAATATTAACAGCAATTGCAATTAAACGAGAGAGGGGGAAACAACCCAAACGTGCGGTGCGCAATGCAGTTGTTCAGCAGACCTGGTTGGTGCAGGAATCCTTCCTGAACCCCAGTTTCTGTGCTGGGAATGACTTTCCCTCTGTGGGATATTCCTTTGGGATCAGGTGTCCCACGGCTTCTTTTGAGAACCccctcactggcagagcatgaaaccaaaaaaaaaacagaaaaagaagaaataagagTTCTGACTTAGGATAGACATGACGTAGAGAAAATCCAAACCAAAGTTCATTCTTCCTGCATGGGGGCGATTTTAAACCTTTATTCCTCCCCTTAGGATCGTCCCTGCAGGAATGGGGGCAATTTTAAACCTTTATTTCTCCCCCTAGGATCCTCCCTGCAGGAATGGGGGCGATTTTAAACCTTTATTTCTCCCCTTAGGATCGTCCCTGCAGGAATGGGGGCGATTTTAAGCCTTTATTTCACCACTGCCAGCTGCTACAGAAGAAAGGGGAGAAGAAGGAACTGtcccaaatttgggatttctGGGCGGGACTCGAACCCGCGGCCCCGGAGGCCCGAGGCCACGCCCCCTTTAGACCACGCCCACTCCTTGTTTGTCC
Above is a genomic segment from Passer domesticus isolate bPasDom1 chromosome 24, bPasDom1.hap1, whole genome shotgun sequence containing:
- the RPL11 gene encoding large ribosomal subunit protein uL5; amino-acid sequence: MAQEQGEKENPMRELRIRKLCLNICVGESGDRLTRAAKVLEQLTGQTPVFSKARYTVRSFGIRRNEKIAVHCTVRGAKAEEILEKGLKVREYELRKNNFSDTGNFGFGIQEHIDLGIKYDPSIGIYGLDFYVVLGRPGFSIADKKRRTGNIGAKHRIGKEEAMRWFQQKYDGIILPGK